ATACCACCGAGATAGTACTATCTCCATTAATAGATATTAAGTCTGGAAACCCGTTATTATCAATGTCCCATGAAAACACGGATTTGGGATTTTTACCTATCTTAATGGAACCTGTGCTTACAAAACTTCCATCGGGCTTTGCTCCAAAAACAACAACGGTTTGCCCCGTAGGATGAATGGTAACCGCCTCCAAATCTCCATCACGGTCTAAATCCACCATTAATAACCCCCTCGGATTTCCGTTAGTTGCATACCTCTTTTGTGTGCTTTTATCAAATGTTCCATCTCCATGGCCAAACCAGCATACAAAACGGGATGGAGATTGGTCATCGGCATCATTCGGGTCTTTACTACTTACAAATAACAAATCTAACTTACCATCATGGTTTACATCAGCTAACTTCACCGCCATTGGGTAATCGCCTACAATTGTTTCTTTAGCGGAACCAAAAGCACCTGTGCCATCTCCTAAAAGAACCGAGACCGTATCTGCCCCCGGATTAGCTGTAACAATATCCTTGTTCCCATCATTATTCACATCACCTACAGCGACTGATGATGGATAGGGAAGATGAGAAAAGGTAGGATCTTTAATAGAATAAGTTCCTTTTTTTTGAAAAACCCCTTGACCATTATTCAAATAAACGGTTACACCCATTACCTCTCTTTCACAAAAAACAAGGTCTACGGAATTATTGTTATTATCAATCGGAGTAGATACAATAGACTGAATAACACCCGAAACATCCCATTTCCCTTTCTCTGTTAAAGAAAGGTCTGTGTTAACCTGAAAAACCTTAAAATAGGCACTTCGATTGGAACAGATAATAATTTCATTTACAGAATCCCCATTATAATCGCCAAAAGTCATTGTCCCTATATCTCCATCCAATAGAGGCCGCGTTTCCATCCTGCTAAACGCCTTTCCATCTCCATAGATTACACCTACACGATTTAATCCCGAAAGAGTAAATATCAAATCTTTTTTAGTATCTGCATTCAAATCTACTTTATCTATATCAATAGCACCAACACCTAAATTTATCATTTTTTGATATGTAAAATTTCCTCCTTGTGAACCATAAAAAATCTCTGCAGCTGCAAAAGGTCCGTTAGCAAGTTCCCCCGTGCTTAATGTCAATTCCCCGTATAACAATCCAAGTATATCTAAATACCCATCTTCATTCAGGTCTTCTATTAAAATCTTCATCGGAAATGCCTGTGATTGTAAAGTATTTGTTAAGGTAAAACCTCCATGGGTATCATTGATGAATAAGGAGTAATTTCCACTCCCTGCATTTGCAACGATTAAATCTGGATAAGTATCTGCGTTAATATCCATCGTTTCTATACCTCGGGGATAAGTACCAACGGCATAATCTAACTTTGTTGAAAAAGGACTATTGGTCTGACTTAATAATACAGAAATATTATTAGAATCCCGATTAGAAACGACCAAATCCACTTCTCCATTTTTATCTAAGTCAATAGATAATAGCCATCGAGGACTACTACCGCATGGAATATATTGGCACTCACTCCAAGTCCTGTTTCCCGCATTTAGAAGATAACCAATCTCCCCTGTTCCTGATGCCGCCACAAGAATATCAGCAAGTCCATCTCTATTAATATCCGAAAACACCAGAGCCAACGGCTTTGCCCCTGCTTTTAAAGCAATTGCTTGCGACGGCTCAAAAGTTCCATCTCCCTTCCCATAAAGAAGGGAAATCGTATCCTCGTTTTGATTTACCACTCCTAAATCCCCATATCCATCACCATCTATGTCCTCCGCTTTTACCATCCCCGGACCTTTTCCCACAGCATAATCTACATGCAAACGGAAATTTCCCTTCTCAGAATTGCGTAACAAAACGGCTACTTTATCCGTATTATAATTGGTAACCGCAATATCGGGTGCTCCATCTTGATTAAAATCCCCGTAGGTTAAAAAATGACTGATACCCCCGGTAGGATATTGATAAATTGAATGGAAAAAACGAACGGAAACATTCGGGTCAGGATTTTCCGTTCCATCGCATCCAATAAAGAAAGGAAGAACCGTGAAAAGCAACCAGAAATAATGTTGCAAAAAAAAGATTTTATGCATAAAACACCTTTTATCAGTTATACTTTTATACATAGAAAACTCTCTGAATATAATACAGAAAATATATTATAAAGTATATCATCCATGAAAAGAATTTCCGTTGTTTCGGATTTACATATATTTTGTTCTCGCTCTAACTGGGAAGCCAAGTTATATGCGGTAGATGAAGCCATACAATCTTCCGATATATTTGTTTTTAATGGAGATACCTTTGATTTCCACTGGGTCGAAGAAAAATCTAACGAACAAGTTTTCCAGAAAGCTATTGATTTCTTAAAAACACTTGCAGAAAAATATCCCCATTGTCATATTCATCTCAATCTGGGAAATCATGACCATCGCTGCGAATTCTGCCAACTATTAAGTCAATTGGAAAAAGATGTCCCTAACTTTTCATGGCATCCCTATTATTTGAGGGTAGGAAAAATTGTCTTTCTTCATGGCGACGCCTCCATTCGCAAAATGAACCATAGCCAGTTGACAAAATATCGAAACCGCTGGGAACGCAAACCCTTGCAAAGAAATTACTTTGTCAATCAAATTTACGATATAGCAGTAAGCATGAGAACCCATGTGGCTATATCTCATATTTATTTTCGACATCGAAGAACTGCTCGAAATTTACTATGGTATTTAAATGAATTGGAACTTGGGACCGACGCAGGTATTAGTGAAGTATATTTTGGACATACACATGTTCCCCTGAGAAATTTTCGCTACAAAGGCATTACATTTCATAATACAGGAACCGCTTATAAAGGAATGAAACTTCATATCCTGCGCACATTAGTTTTATAAATTCCTTACGAATACATTATCAGAAAAAATTTATTCTGTCTCCGCCTACAATCCCAAATCATCCATAACTTTATTTTGCTTATTGGAATAGTCATTCTGAACATTTTGTACACTCTGGCGAGAATAAGAACCTACCGCACCTGAGGAGTTTGTCATAGTATTTAATTGCTGTTGGACAGCCATCCCTCCTGTAACAGAATTCATAGGATATGACCCCACTGGTGTTGCGGGAGTAGTTGTTTGTGGCGTTTGTGCTCCTGCAAACAAGGGATGAGAAACACCCCCTGTTTGTGCATTGTAGATAAAGGCTTGTCCATCACTTGTTCGTGGAACAAAACTTAAATAGGTAGGGTAGAGACTATCCAATGTCGCTGGATAGTAACCCGTTGCCCGTGCATATTGAGCAATGGCATATTTTACCTGTTCCATCTTGCGGATATCTTCAGATGGAATACTTGACGGGACTGTGATTATCTGACCTGTAATCGGGTCAAAACTATATGCACTATCACCCGAGGGGGAAGGTAACGAAGGCAAGTATTGAGGAACTAATTCATTGAGCGATGATGGATACCTACCCTTTTCTGCCTGAAATGTTTGAATAGCCCGTTCTAAATTTATTTTGCCTGTTTGGTCAGCAATACCTTGAACCTGTCTCTGCATACTTTTCAGTTGTTGCGCCTGCAATTCACCTTGAATGGCTGTTGTTGTAAGTAATTCTACTCCACAACCTGAAAAGACAAGGGGAACAAAACATATAAAAATAATAAATAATCTCATATCAAACATTCCTTTTTTCTTTTCTATATTCTACCATGTAAAACGATTTTTGCACACATATTGTTTCCGTAAAACCTTTAAAAAAACAAACGGCGTATGTTTTTCAACATACGCCGTTGGAAATGGCAAGTTTAGTAGATGTTATCTTAATATTTTCAAAATTCTCTCTGCTATTTTTTGAACAATTTCCGGTTTCTTATAGTCCCCTCGTTCCAAATGTTGTTTTGCTTCCTCTACTTTTTCAGGGCGAACCGCTTCCTGTTCTTTACTGACTTGTATCAACCGCGATAATTCAGCCGCCGCTTGTGCTTCGGAACTGATAACCACCTCATCTTCTTTTGGGGTATCTACCTTTCCGTAGCCGCGTATATCTTTCATACTGCTATCGCGGTCGCTTTTTACTTTCGTCGGTTTTTCCGGGACCGGCTCTGGTATCCCACC
The Candidatus Hydrogenedens sp. genome window above contains:
- a CDS encoding metallophosphoesterase, translated to MKRISVVSDLHIFCSRSNWEAKLYAVDEAIQSSDIFVFNGDTFDFHWVEEKSNEQVFQKAIDFLKTLAEKYPHCHIHLNLGNHDHRCEFCQLLSQLEKDVPNFSWHPYYLRVGKIVFLHGDASIRKMNHSQLTKYRNRWERKPLQRNYFVNQIYDIAVSMRTHVAISHIYFRHRRTARNLLWYLNELELGTDAGISEVYFGHTHVPLRNFRYKGITFHNTGTAYKGMKLHILRTLVL
- a CDS encoding VCBS repeat-containing protein, which gives rise to MHKIFFLQHYFWLLFTVLPFFIGCDGTENPDPNVSVRFFHSIYQYPTGGISHFLTYGDFNQDGAPDIAVTNYNTDKVAVLLRNSEKGNFRLHVDYAVGKGPGMVKAEDIDGDGYGDLGVVNQNEDTISLLYGKGDGTFEPSQAIALKAGAKPLALVFSDINRDGLADILVAASGTGEIGYLLNAGNRTWSECQYIPCGSSPRWLLSIDLDKNGEVDLVVSNRDSNNISVLLSQTNSPFSTKLDYAVGTYPRGIETMDINADTYPDLIVANAGSGNYSLFINDTHGGFTLTNTLQSQAFPMKILIEDLNEDGYLDILGLLYGELTLSTGELANGPFAAAEIFYGSQGGNFTYQKMINLGVGAIDIDKVDLNADTKKDLIFTLSGLNRVGVIYGDGKAFSRMETRPLLDGDIGTMTFGDYNGDSVNEIIICSNRSAYFKVFQVNTDLSLTEKGKWDVSGVIQSIVSTPIDNNNNSVDLVFCEREVMGVTVYLNNGQGVFQKKGTYSIKDPTFSHLPYPSSVAVGDVNNDGNKDIVTANPGADTVSVLLGDGTGAFGSAKETIVGDYPMAVKLADVNHDGKLDLLFVSSKDPNDADDQSPSRFVCWFGHGDGTFDKSTQKRYATNGNPRGLLMVDLDRDGDLEAVTIHPTGQTVVVFGAKPDGSFVSTGSIKIGKNPKSVFSWDIDNNGFPDLISINGDSTISVV
- a CDS encoding flagellar biosynthesis anti-sigma factor FlgM yields the protein MVRIQSVGGIPEPVPEKPTKVKSDRDSSMKDIRGYGKVDTPKEDEVVISSEAQAAAELSRLIQVSKEQEAVRPEKVEEAKQHLERGDYKKPEIVQKIAERILKILR